A DNA window from Pedomonas mirosovicensis contains the following coding sequences:
- a CDS encoding LuxR C-terminal-related transcriptional regulator → MAPTIVIASDHPGTRTLVSAVRQAQPKANVVEASSFKSAAEAVRRQRPELVLVDLDLTDGGGFASLVTVKQMRANARVLALGWHEEPSLVQRARWFGAQGFLTWSAPPLLVRTTLARTLAGEECWLADAYKPLAEEEEPLPDVMTVARQLATLTPAQMRVLLGLNAGLLNKQIAYEMSITEATVKAHLTAVFRKLGVKNRQEAARIARTLLVSTPFNNNGAGHG, encoded by the coding sequence ATGGCGCCGACAATCGTCATCGCCAGCGATCACCCTGGAACCCGGACACTCGTGTCGGCTGTCCGCCAAGCCCAGCCCAAGGCCAATGTCGTTGAGGCATCCAGTTTCAAGTCCGCGGCCGAGGCGGTGCGCCGCCAGCGCCCCGAGCTGGTGCTGGTGGACCTCGACCTGACGGACGGCGGCGGGTTCGCCAGCCTGGTCACGGTCAAGCAGATGCGCGCCAATGCGCGGGTTCTTGCCCTTGGCTGGCATGAGGAGCCCTCGCTGGTGCAGCGGGCGCGCTGGTTCGGCGCGCAAGGGTTTCTCACCTGGTCCGCGCCGCCGCTTCTGGTGCGGACCACCCTGGCCAGAACCCTCGCCGGCGAGGAGTGCTGGCTCGCCGACGCCTACAAGCCCCTGGCCGAGGAGGAGGAACCCTTGCCCGACGTCATGACGGTCGCCCGGCAGCTCGCCACCTTGACGCCCGCCCAGATGCGGGTGCTGCTGGGCCTGAACGCCGGCCTGCTCAACAAGCAGATCGCCTATGAAATGAGCATCACCGAGGCCACGGTGAAGGCGCACCTGACCGCCGTGTTTCGCAAGCTCGGCGTCAAGAACCGGCAGGAGGCGGCGCGCATCGCCCGCACGCTGCTGGTCTCCACCCCCTTCAACAACAACGGGGCCGGCCACGGATAA
- a CDS encoding DUF1192 domain-containing protein: MDLDELLPRRNVEDPLSALRREDLDPLSLDELKQRIRVLEAEIERTRAKLEAASSFRSAADALFKR, from the coding sequence ATGGACCTTGATGAGTTGTTGCCCCGCCGGAACGTCGAGGACCCCCTGTCCGCCCTGCGCCGCGAGGATCTGGACCCGCTGTCGCTTGACGAGCTGAAGCAGCGCATCCGGGTACTGGAGGCCGAGATCGAGCGCACCCGCGCCAAGCTGGAGGCCGCCTCCTCCTTCCGCTCCGCCGCGGATGCCCTGTTCAAGCGCTAG
- a CDS encoding DUF1013 domain-containing protein, producing the protein MKHSTAVWLVENTALTFQQIADFCGLHVLEVQAIADETSATRYIGRDPVRAGELTWAEIERCQKDPAARLQLAEGPVPQQNRTKGPRYTPVSKRQDKPDGIAWLLRYHPELSDGQIAKLIGTTKTTIAAIRDRTHWNIQNIKAQDPVALGLCSQRELDALVARAAKKRGEEPSDSYLDEEAARLEEQLKLERAARGYDVAEDEE; encoded by the coding sequence ATGAAACACTCGACAGCGGTCTGGCTGGTTGAAAACACCGCCCTGACCTTCCAGCAGATCGCGGACTTTTGCGGCCTGCATGTGCTTGAGGTGCAGGCGATTGCTGACGAGACTTCCGCCACCCGCTACATCGGGCGCGACCCCGTGCGCGCCGGTGAGCTGACCTGGGCCGAGATCGAGCGCTGCCAGAAGGACCCGGCTGCCCGGCTGCAACTGGCCGAAGGCCCGGTGCCGCAGCAGAACCGCACCAAGGGGCCGCGCTACACGCCGGTTTCCAAGCGGCAGGACAAGCCGGACGGTATCGCCTGGCTGCTGCGCTATCACCCGGAGCTGTCGGACGGGCAGATCGCCAAGCTGATCGGCACCACCAAGACCACCATCGCCGCCATCCGCGACCGCACCCACTGGAACATCCAGAACATCAAGGCGCAGGACCCGGTGGCGCTGGGCCTGTGCTCGCAGCGGGAGTTGGATGCGCTGGTGGCGCGCGCCGCCAAGAAGCGCGGCGAGGAGCCCAGCGACTCGTATCTCGACGAGGAGGCCGCCCGGCTTGAGGAACAGCTCAAGCTGGAACGCGCCGCGCGCGGCTACGACGTGGCGGAAGACGAGGAATAG
- a CDS encoding YdcH family protein, which yields MAISVRGSMATLAAKHARIESQIAQESQRPLPDWSTIAQLKKEKLRLKEELNRAQAS from the coding sequence ATGGCGATATCCGTTCGTGGATCCATGGCGACCTTGGCTGCGAAGCACGCGCGCATCGAGTCGCAGATTGCCCAGGAAAGCCAGCGCCCACTGCCGGATTGGAGTACCATCGCCCAGCTTAAGAAGGAAAAACTTCGCCTGAAGGAGGAGCTCAACCGCGCCCAGGCTTCCTGA
- a CDS encoding YdcH family protein — MTDGKDEQRELQMRLQALVQEHRDLDAAIDALIAQAAPDLLQVQRLKKRKLKLKDEITALQDMMIPDIIA; from the coding sequence ATGACGGACGGAAAAGACGAGCAGCGCGAATTGCAGATGCGGCTTCAGGCCCTGGTCCAGGAACACCGGGACCTGGACGCGGCCATCGATGCCCTGATAGCGCAAGCCGCGCCCGATTTGCTCCAGGTGCAGCGCCTCAAGAAGCGCAAGCTGAAGCTGAAGGATGAAATCACCGCCCTTCAGGACATGATGATCCCCGATATCATCGCCTGA